One window of the Archangium primigenium genome contains the following:
- a CDS encoding ATP-binding cassette domain-containing protein yields the protein MIAIEVVGLRKRYQRLWKPGHEALRGVDLAVPQGSAFGLIGPNGAGKTTFIKSILGIVQPTAGQVRVLGGSPEEPRIRARIGYLPERLHLPGSWQAPAFLATVARLKGLKPDAAAHRRLLERVGLGEAEGRRIGGFSKGMRQRLGLAAALVGEPELLILDEPTDGIDPMGRMEVRRLLQEEVKRGVTLFLNSHLLAETERVCDRVAILARGRILREGRLEELSSQGERWTVRFAPGAEAPALAAAGFERTASEGIYQVEASDVTALNLALDKARATGALLVELKREARDLETVLTSAMEVAA from the coding sequence GTGATCGCCATCGAGGTCGTGGGCTTGCGCAAGCGCTACCAGCGCCTGTGGAAGCCGGGGCATGAGGCCCTTCGCGGTGTGGACCTGGCCGTCCCCCAAGGCAGTGCGTTCGGACTCATCGGTCCCAACGGCGCGGGGAAGACCACCTTCATCAAGAGCATCCTGGGCATCGTGCAGCCCACGGCGGGACAGGTGCGGGTGCTCGGGGGCTCGCCCGAGGAGCCCCGCATCCGGGCGCGCATCGGCTACCTGCCCGAGCGCCTGCACCTGCCGGGCTCGTGGCAGGCGCCCGCCTTCCTCGCCACGGTGGCGCGGCTCAAGGGCTTGAAGCCAGACGCCGCCGCGCACCGGCGCCTGCTCGAGCGCGTGGGCCTGGGCGAGGCCGAGGGCCGGCGCATCGGCGGCTTCTCCAAGGGCATGCGCCAGCGCCTGGGGCTCGCGGCGGCGCTCGTCGGCGAGCCGGAGTTGCTCATCCTCGACGAGCCCACCGACGGCATCGATCCGATGGGCCGGATGGAGGTGCGGCGCCTGCTCCAGGAGGAGGTCAAGCGCGGCGTCACCCTCTTCCTCAACTCGCACCTGTTGGCGGAGACCGAGCGGGTGTGTGATCGCGTGGCGATCCTCGCCCGGGGCCGCATCCTGCGGGAGGGACGGCTCGAGGAGCTGTCGAGCCAGGGCGAGCGCTGGACGGTGCGCTTCGCGCCCGGGGCCGAGGCGCCCGCGCTCGCGGCGGCGGGCTTCGAGCGCACGGCGTCCGAGGGCATCTACCAGGTGGAGGCCTCGGACGTGACGGCGCTCAACCTGGCGCTGGACAAGGCCCGGGCCACCGGGGCGCTGCTCGTGGAGCTCAAGCGCGAGGCGAGGGACCTGGAGACGGTGCTGACGTCGGCCATGGAGGTGGCGGCATGA
- a CDS encoding DUF1015 family protein — protein sequence MARVLPFSALIPSLESHLSADAAGAAFNAPPRASSVRPLLDRVDPTAELGRWREAGSLLRDARPALYLAEVHNPEGVLGAPPVRFLLCALAPDAAEPLESEPYRPRSAQVEPTVTLAADDHGVLKGLLAEAAERGSVVWQGTFQGAPMSLRRIEPSPVARRIQAVLDDAPLRPLAELDARRPSLAAVVPLSDPGLHFEPVHRAIKGVSTFQEDTFLRLVTAYARVYELDEPLTSARGVALASERLATMVRGQHAVLLVLPEGRGKILRFRQGLDLAHLKAAPRNPTLRSLDLALLNALVLRTVMGIQEPEAPGHPQVFAIQGLDALVRDVRAGTFQVGFALNPPPLWEVRAVMEAAQSLPPKTLRVEPAPPAGLLFLDPEA from the coding sequence ATGGCGCGAGTCCTTCCTTTTTCCGCTCTGATTCCGTCGCTCGAGTCCCATCTGTCGGCCGATGCCGCGGGCGCGGCCTTCAATGCGCCGCCCCGAGCCAGTTCGGTCCGGCCCTTGTTGGATCGCGTGGATCCCACCGCGGAGCTGGGCCGGTGGCGGGAGGCGGGCTCGCTGCTGCGGGATGCCCGGCCCGCGCTCTACCTCGCCGAGGTGCACAACCCCGAGGGCGTTCTGGGCGCGCCTCCCGTGCGCTTCCTCTTGTGCGCGCTCGCGCCGGACGCCGCCGAGCCCCTGGAGAGCGAGCCCTACCGTCCGCGCTCCGCGCAGGTGGAGCCCACCGTCACCCTGGCGGCGGACGACCACGGCGTGCTCAAGGGGCTGCTGGCGGAAGCCGCCGAGCGGGGCAGCGTCGTGTGGCAGGGCACCTTCCAGGGCGCGCCCATGTCGCTGCGCCGCATCGAGCCCTCGCCCGTGGCGCGGCGCATCCAGGCGGTGCTCGATGACGCGCCCCTGCGGCCCCTGGCGGAGCTGGACGCCCGTCGGCCGAGCCTCGCGGCCGTGGTGCCGCTGTCGGATCCCGGGCTGCACTTCGAGCCGGTGCACCGGGCCATCAAGGGTGTATCGACCTTCCAGGAGGACACCTTCCTGCGCCTGGTGACGGCGTACGCGCGCGTCTACGAACTCGACGAGCCGCTGACGTCCGCCCGGGGCGTGGCGCTGGCGAGCGAGCGGCTGGCGACGATGGTGCGCGGACAGCACGCGGTGCTGCTGGTGTTGCCCGAGGGGCGGGGGAAGATCCTCCGCTTCCGGCAGGGGCTGGACCTGGCGCACCTCAAGGCCGCGCCGCGCAACCCCACGCTGCGCAGCCTGGACCTGGCGCTGCTCAACGCGCTGGTGCTCCGCACGGTCATGGGCATCCAGGAGCCCGAGGCGCCGGGGCACCCGCAGGTGTTCGCCATCCAGGGGCTGGACGCGCTGGTGCGCGACGTGCGGGCGGGGACGTTCCAGGTGGGCTTCGCCCTCAACCCGCCGCCGCTCTGGGAGGTGCGCGCGGTGATGGAGGCGGCCCAGAGCCTGCCGCCCAAGACGCTGCGCGTGGAGCCCGCGCCGCCCGCGGGCCTGCTCTTCCTCGACCCGGAGGCCTAG
- a CDS encoding polyhydroxyalkanoic acid system family protein has product MGMMKFDVPHSLSKDEARQRVEQLLKYWKDKYGVQSNWSGDGAKVNGKVMGISLDANFTITDGVIQGEGTDPGMLLRGKAKSYIQDKFSTVLDPKKSLDDVNKGLA; this is encoded by the coding sequence ATGGGCATGATGAAGTTCGACGTCCCCCACTCCCTGTCGAAGGACGAAGCCCGGCAGCGCGTCGAGCAGCTGCTCAAGTACTGGAAGGACAAGTACGGCGTGCAGTCCAACTGGAGCGGTGACGGAGCGAAGGTGAACGGCAAGGTGATGGGCATCAGCCTGGACGCCAACTTCACCATCACCGACGGCGTCATCCAGGGCGAGGGCACCGACCCCGGCATGCTGCTGCGCGGCAAGGCCAAGTCCTACATCCAGGACAAGTTCAGCACGGTGCTGGACCCCAAGAAGAGCCTGGACGACGTGAACAAGGGCCTCGCCTAG